A genomic window from Myotis daubentonii chromosome 4, mMyoDau2.1, whole genome shotgun sequence includes:
- the LOC132232346 gene encoding protein LLP homolog, whose translation MAKSLRSKWKRKMRAEKRKKNAPKELSRLKSILKVDTDVLMKDVHEVATVVAPKHSEVKTQCVVKDDKDDMKMETDIKRNKKTLLDQHGQYPIWMNQRQRKRLKAKREKGKGKSKAKAVKAAKGLAW comes from the coding sequence ATGGCTAAAAGCTTACGGAGTAAGTGGAAAAGGAAGATGCGtgctgaaaagagaaaaaagaatgccCCAAAGGAGCTTAGCAGACTTAAAAGTATTCTTAAAGTAGATACTGATGTTTTAATGAAAGATGTTCATGAAGTAGCAACTGTGGTGGCCCCCAAACATTCTGAAGTGAAAACCCAGTGTGTGGTGAAAGATGACAAAGATGACATGAAAATGGAGACTGACattaagagaaacaaaaagactCTTCTAGACCAGCATGGACAGTACCCCATATGGATGAACCAGAGGCAAAGAAAAAGGCTGAAGGCAAAGcgagaaaaaggaaaggggaaaagcaaagcaaaagcaGTGAAGGCGGCTAAGGGTTTGGCCTGGTAg